In Populus trichocarpa isolate Nisqually-1 chromosome 12, P.trichocarpa_v4.1, whole genome shotgun sequence, a genomic segment contains:
- the LOC7456900 gene encoding DAR GTPase 2, mitochondrial isoform X2 — MGMASRSIGLKEIGEALKKAKSGWYSLHMAAASHAIAQRIPLADFILEVRDARVTPPCTTIPHQLFDDMSDLILMNKTDLANRSQLKEWTKYFEQQNCISYGVNSHNKEDVKKFLNFLQAQVRELKRIDHSGHTTTMMIIGIPNVGKSALANSLHQLGRISAAEKGKLKHTIVSPHPGETKNISSLKIGSHPNIYVLDTPGILPPQIHDSEVCTKLALTGAIENLVGEKELARYFLAILNTSDGYKKWERLSTHGNDKSFTGQEVEGSSDSKLNMKRKRQYPSDHTQDFMVNRVRRTLLESISCLDGNIKNEKDLEELIEVQFTALREAFLVSLEPCNDSQTKISAKLLNLYRTGRLGHYTLDPLPL, encoded by the exons atgggaaTGGCAAGTAGGAGTATAGGATTGAAGGAAATAGGAGAAGCATTAAAGAAAGCAAAATCAGGATGGTACTCCCTTCACATGGCAGCTGCGTCTCATGCCATCGCTCAAAGAATCCCATTAGCTGATTTCATTCTTGAAGTCAGAGATGCCCGGGTAACACCACCATGCACCACCATACCACACCAACTGTTTGATGATATGTCTGACTTAATTT TAATGAACAAGACCGACCTTGCTAATCGTTCCCAACTCAAGGAGTGGACCAAGTATTTTGAACAACAAAACTGCATTTCTTATGGAGTCAATTCCCATAACAAGGAAGACGTCAAAAAG TTCCTCAATTTCTTACAAGCCCAAGTTAGAGAATTGAAAAGGATTGATCATTCCGGTCATACCACTACAATGATGATAATTGGGATACCTAATGTTGGCAAGTCGGCTCTTGCCAACTCTTTGCATCAGCTTGGGAGGATTAGTGCTGCAG AGAAAGGAAAGTTGAAACATACAATTGTGAGTCCTCATCCCggagaaacaaaaaacattagcaGTTTGAAG ATTGGTAGCCATCCCAATATTTATGTATTGGATACCCCAGGAATTTTACCTCCCCAGATTCATGACTCTGAAGTCTGCACCAAGCTAGCTTTAACAG GAGCAATTGAAAACTTGGTTGGGGAAAAAGAACTTGCTCGATATTTTCTTGCTATTCTCAACACAAGTGATGGATATAAGAAATGGGAAAGGTTATCCACACATGGAAATGACAAATCATTTACAGGGCAGGAAGTAGAAGGCTCAAGTGACTCAAAGTTAAACATGAAACGAAAAAGGCAATATCCCTCCGATCACACTCAG gATTTCATGGTGAATAGGGTACGTCGGACTCTGCTTGAATCTATTTCTTGTTTAgatggaaatataaaaaatgagaagGATTTGGAGGAGCTAATTGAAGTGCAATTCACAGCGTTGAGAGAAGCTTTCCTGGTTTCTTTGGAACCATGCAACGATTCTCAAACCAAGATTTCAGCTAAGTTGCTCAATCTTTATCGTACTGGGAGGCTTGGACACTACACTTTAGATCCTCTCCCTTTGTAA
- the LOC7456900 gene encoding DAR GTPase 2, mitochondrial isoform X3, translating to MGMASRSIGLKEIGEALKKAKSGWYSLHMAAASHAIAQRIPLADFILEVRDARIPLSSHCQLLSNFPPSSLRRIIVMNKTDLANRSQLKEWTKYFEQQNCISYGVNSHNKEDVKKFLNFLQAQVRELKRIDHSGHTTTMMIIGIPNVGKSALANSLHQLGRISAAEKGKLKHTIVSPHPGETKNISSLKIGSHPNIYVLDTPGILPPQIHDSEVCTKLALTGQEVEGSSDSKLNMKRKRQYPSDHTQDFMVNRVRRTLLESISCLDGNIKNEKDLEELIEVQFTALREAFLVSLEPCNDSQTKISAKLLNLYRTGRLGHYTLDPLPL from the exons atgggaaTGGCAAGTAGGAGTATAGGATTGAAGGAAATAGGAGAAGCATTAAAGAAAGCAAAATCAGGATGGTACTCCCTTCACATGGCAGCTGCGTCTCATGCCATCGCTCAAAGAATCCCATTAGCTGATTTCATTCTTGAAGTCAGAGATGCCCGG attcCTTTGTCATCCCACTGTCAGCTTTTGAGCAACTTCCCGCCTTCCTCTCTTCGCCGTATTATAGTAATGAACAAGACCGACCTTGCTAATCGTTCCCAACTCAAGGAGTGGACCAAGTATTTTGAACAACAAAACTGCATTTCTTATGGAGTCAATTCCCATAACAAGGAAGACGTCAAAAAG TTCCTCAATTTCTTACAAGCCCAAGTTAGAGAATTGAAAAGGATTGATCATTCCGGTCATACCACTACAATGATGATAATTGGGATACCTAATGTTGGCAAGTCGGCTCTTGCCAACTCTTTGCATCAGCTTGGGAGGATTAGTGCTGCAG AGAAAGGAAAGTTGAAACATACAATTGTGAGTCCTCATCCCggagaaacaaaaaacattagcaGTTTGAAG ATTGGTAGCCATCCCAATATTTATGTATTGGATACCCCAGGAATTTTACCTCCCCAGATTCATGACTCTGAAGTCTGCACCAAGCTAGCTTTAACAG GGCAGGAAGTAGAAGGCTCAAGTGACTCAAAGTTAAACATGAAACGAAAAAGGCAATATCCCTCCGATCACACTCAG gATTTCATGGTGAATAGGGTACGTCGGACTCTGCTTGAATCTATTTCTTGTTTAgatggaaatataaaaaatgagaagGATTTGGAGGAGCTAATTGAAGTGCAATTCACAGCGTTGAGAGAAGCTTTCCTGGTTTCTTTGGAACCATGCAACGATTCTCAAACCAAGATTTCAGCTAAGTTGCTCAATCTTTATCGTACTGGGAGGCTTGGACACTACACTTTAGATCCTCTCCCTTTGTAA
- the LOC7456900 gene encoding DAR GTPase 2, mitochondrial isoform X4, translating into MGMASRSIGLKEIGEALKKAKSGWYSLHMAAASHAIAQRIPLADFILEVRDARIPLSSHCQLLSNFPPSSLRRIIVMNKTDLANRSQLKEWTKYFEQQNCISYGVNSHNKEDVKKFLNFLQAQVRELKRIDHSGHTTTMMIIGIPNVGKSALANSLHQLGRISAAEKGKLKHTIVSPHPGETKNISSLKIGSHPNIYVLDTPGILPPQIHDSEVCTKLALTGAIENLVGEKELARYFLAILNTSDGYKKWERLSTHGNDKSFTGQEVEGSSDSKLNMKRKRQYPSDHTQDFMVNRR; encoded by the exons atgggaaTGGCAAGTAGGAGTATAGGATTGAAGGAAATAGGAGAAGCATTAAAGAAAGCAAAATCAGGATGGTACTCCCTTCACATGGCAGCTGCGTCTCATGCCATCGCTCAAAGAATCCCATTAGCTGATTTCATTCTTGAAGTCAGAGATGCCCGG attcCTTTGTCATCCCACTGTCAGCTTTTGAGCAACTTCCCGCCTTCCTCTCTTCGCCGTATTATAGTAATGAACAAGACCGACCTTGCTAATCGTTCCCAACTCAAGGAGTGGACCAAGTATTTTGAACAACAAAACTGCATTTCTTATGGAGTCAATTCCCATAACAAGGAAGACGTCAAAAAG TTCCTCAATTTCTTACAAGCCCAAGTTAGAGAATTGAAAAGGATTGATCATTCCGGTCATACCACTACAATGATGATAATTGGGATACCTAATGTTGGCAAGTCGGCTCTTGCCAACTCTTTGCATCAGCTTGGGAGGATTAGTGCTGCAG AGAAAGGAAAGTTGAAACATACAATTGTGAGTCCTCATCCCggagaaacaaaaaacattagcaGTTTGAAG ATTGGTAGCCATCCCAATATTTATGTATTGGATACCCCAGGAATTTTACCTCCCCAGATTCATGACTCTGAAGTCTGCACCAAGCTAGCTTTAACAG GAGCAATTGAAAACTTGGTTGGGGAAAAAGAACTTGCTCGATATTTTCTTGCTATTCTCAACACAAGTGATGGATATAAGAAATGGGAAAGGTTATCCACACATGGAAATGACAAATCATTTACAGGGCAGGAAGTAGAAGGCTCAAGTGACTCAAAGTTAAACATGAAACGAAAAAGGCAATATCCCTCCGATCACACTCAG gATTTCATGGTGAATAGG CGTTGA
- the LOC7456900 gene encoding DAR GTPase 2, mitochondrial isoform X1, which produces MGMASRSIGLKEIGEALKKAKSGWYSLHMAAASHAIAQRIPLADFILEVRDARIPLSSHCQLLSNFPPSSLRRIIVMNKTDLANRSQLKEWTKYFEQQNCISYGVNSHNKEDVKKFLNFLQAQVRELKRIDHSGHTTTMMIIGIPNVGKSALANSLHQLGRISAAEKGKLKHTIVSPHPGETKNISSLKIGSHPNIYVLDTPGILPPQIHDSEVCTKLALTGAIENLVGEKELARYFLAILNTSDGYKKWERLSTHGNDKSFTGQEVEGSSDSKLNMKRKRQYPSDHTQDFMVNRVRRTLLESISCLDGNIKNEKDLEELIEVQFTALREAFLVSLEPCNDSQTKISAKLLNLYRTGRLGHYTLDPLPL; this is translated from the exons atgggaaTGGCAAGTAGGAGTATAGGATTGAAGGAAATAGGAGAAGCATTAAAGAAAGCAAAATCAGGATGGTACTCCCTTCACATGGCAGCTGCGTCTCATGCCATCGCTCAAAGAATCCCATTAGCTGATTTCATTCTTGAAGTCAGAGATGCCCGG attcCTTTGTCATCCCACTGTCAGCTTTTGAGCAACTTCCCGCCTTCCTCTCTTCGCCGTATTATAGTAATGAACAAGACCGACCTTGCTAATCGTTCCCAACTCAAGGAGTGGACCAAGTATTTTGAACAACAAAACTGCATTTCTTATGGAGTCAATTCCCATAACAAGGAAGACGTCAAAAAG TTCCTCAATTTCTTACAAGCCCAAGTTAGAGAATTGAAAAGGATTGATCATTCCGGTCATACCACTACAATGATGATAATTGGGATACCTAATGTTGGCAAGTCGGCTCTTGCCAACTCTTTGCATCAGCTTGGGAGGATTAGTGCTGCAG AGAAAGGAAAGTTGAAACATACAATTGTGAGTCCTCATCCCggagaaacaaaaaacattagcaGTTTGAAG ATTGGTAGCCATCCCAATATTTATGTATTGGATACCCCAGGAATTTTACCTCCCCAGATTCATGACTCTGAAGTCTGCACCAAGCTAGCTTTAACAG GAGCAATTGAAAACTTGGTTGGGGAAAAAGAACTTGCTCGATATTTTCTTGCTATTCTCAACACAAGTGATGGATATAAGAAATGGGAAAGGTTATCCACACATGGAAATGACAAATCATTTACAGGGCAGGAAGTAGAAGGCTCAAGTGACTCAAAGTTAAACATGAAACGAAAAAGGCAATATCCCTCCGATCACACTCAG gATTTCATGGTGAATAGGGTACGTCGGACTCTGCTTGAATCTATTTCTTGTTTAgatggaaatataaaaaatgagaagGATTTGGAGGAGCTAATTGAAGTGCAATTCACAGCGTTGAGAGAAGCTTTCCTGGTTTCTTTGGAACCATGCAACGATTCTCAAACCAAGATTTCAGCTAAGTTGCTCAATCTTTATCGTACTGGGAGGCTTGGACACTACACTTTAGATCCTCTCCCTTTGTAA
- the LOC7458043 gene encoding ACT domain-containing protein ACR4, whose amino-acid sequence MDDRDDDDDAYAKLVRRMNSPRVVIENDACEHATVIQLDTVYRQGTLLEVVQVLTDLNLVITKAYMSSDGGWFMNVFHVTDDDGNKIRDEGILNCIKKALETDAYMVKSMGKMLLSKEHTLIELTGTDRPGLLSEVCAVLTDLSCNVVNAEVWAHNARAAAVIHITDQSTGTAIEDPRQLSLIKELLYNVLKGLGDYRTPTVSISSPGEIHIGRRLHQMMFAARDFERPVSVDDIRVRPYVTVSDCPDRNYTVVTARSVDRPKLLFDTVCTLTDMQYLVFHGTVITDSDEAYQEYYIRHADGLPMSSEAERQRVMECIQAAIERRVSEGLQLELFTDDHFGLLSDITRILRENGLCPKRAKISTKNGKARHNFIVTDVSGNPVEPKTIYLIRQQMGQTVIQVKGNLSMSPKFPQETPRSFLFGSFFKCPSFQNSRLIKSLS is encoded by the exons ATGGATGAccgtgatgatgatgatgatgcataTGCAAAGCTTGTAAGGAGAATGAACTCTCCAAG AGTTGTGATTGAAAATGATGCTTGTGAGCATGCCACAGTCATTCAG tTGGATACTGTCTACAGGCAAGGTACTCTACTTGAAGTTGTTCAAGTTCTCACAGACCTAAACCTTGTAATAACAAAAGCATACATGTCTTCTGATGGAGGGTGGTTCATGAATG TGTTTCATGTGACTGATGATGATGGAAACAAAATCAGAGATGAAGGCATCCTCAACTGCATAAAGAAG GCTCTTGAGACTGATGCATATATGGTTAAATCAATGGGGAAGATGCTTCTTTCTAAAGAGCATACTTTAATTGAACTGACCGGCACTGACCGGCCTGGTTTGCTGTCAGAAGTATGTGCAGTGCTGACTGACCTGAGTTGCAATGTCGTCAATGCGGAGGTTTGGGCACACAATGCTAGAGCAGCAGCAGTCATACACATTACAGACCAGTCAACTGGAACTGCAATTGAAGACCCAAGGCAGCTTTCCCTGATAAAGGAACTTCTTTATAATGTCCTAAAGGGTCTAGGCGATTATAGGACGCCAACAGTGTCCATTTCTTCTCCTGGGGAAATACATATAGGGAGAAGGTTGCATCAGATGATGTTTGCTGCCAGGGATTTTGAAAGGCCTGTCAGTGTGGATGACATTAGGGTGAGGCCATACGTAACAGTATCTGACTGTCCCGATAGAAACTACACTGTTGTTACAGCGAGGTCCGTCGACCGGCCAAAGCTATTGTTCGACACCGTGTGCACTCTAACTGACATGCAATATCTGGTGTTCCATGGCACAGTCATTACTGACAGCGACGAAGCTTATCAG GAATACTATATCAGACATGCCGATGGACTCCCTATGAGCTCAGAAGCGGAGCGACAACGTGTCATGGAGTGTATTCAGGCAGCCATTGAAAGGCGAGTATCAGAG GGACTACAACTTGAGCTGTTCACAGATGATCATTTTGGACTTCTCTCAGATATTACAAGGATACTTCGTGAGAACGGTTTATGCCCCAAAAGGGCAAAAATTTCGACTAAGAATGGGAAAGCAAGACATAATTTTATTGTCACAGATGTGTCTGGCAACCCTGTTGAACCTAAAACTATCTATTTGATCCGGCAGCAAATGGGACAAACCGTGATACAGGTGAAAGGGAATTTAAGTATGTCTCCGAAATTTCCCCAGGAGACACCAAGAAGTTTCCTTTTTGGGAGCTTTTTCAAATGCCCAAGTTTCCAAAATTCTAGACTCATCAAATCCCTTTCATGA